A single region of the Streptomyces sp. AM 4-1-1 genome encodes:
- a CDS encoding Tellurium resistance, translating to MAFWDNLWPGRESQFESGNAATNSIVLSKRHSTVSLTKQGALTGHLRVNLSWRMRSSDMEGRSRTSGSLRHPLSLFKPEVVQAHTQGVVNVDLDLGCMYELADGTRGVVQPLGNLLGDMNAPPYIRLSGDDRFGAPSGETLYINLDHRDQIKRLLCFVYIYDQTPAFDRTHAKVTLYPGNGPRIEIELDERAPQARSCAVFTVDNVKDELIVRREVKFVYGFQSELDRLYGYGMQWGRGYKTRA from the coding sequence ATGGCTTTCTGGGACAACCTGTGGCCGGGGCGCGAATCTCAGTTCGAGTCGGGCAACGCGGCGACGAACTCCATCGTGCTCTCCAAACGCCACTCGACGGTGTCGTTGACCAAACAGGGCGCGCTGACCGGGCATCTGCGCGTCAACCTCTCGTGGCGGATGCGCAGTTCCGACATGGAGGGCCGGTCCCGGACCAGCGGCAGTCTGCGGCACCCGCTCAGCCTCTTCAAACCGGAGGTCGTCCAGGCCCACACCCAGGGCGTCGTCAACGTCGACCTGGACCTCGGCTGCATGTACGAACTGGCGGACGGCACCAGGGGCGTGGTGCAGCCGCTGGGCAATCTGCTGGGGGACATGAACGCGCCCCCGTACATAAGGCTCAGCGGTGACGACCGGTTCGGGGCGCCGTCGGGGGAGACCCTGTACATCAACCTCGACCACCGCGACCAGATCAAGCGCCTGCTGTGCTTCGTCTACATCTACGACCAGACCCCGGCCTTCGACCGCACCCACGCCAAGGTGACGCTGTACCCCGGCAACGGGCCGCGGATCGAGATCGAACTCGACGAGCGGGCCCCGCAGGCGCGTTCCTGTGCCGTCTTCACGGTGGACAACGTCAAGGACGAACTGATCGTGCGGCGCGAGGTGAAGTTCGTGTACGGCTTCCAGTCGGAGCTGGACCGTCTCTACGGTTACGGAATGCAGTGGGGGCGCGGCTACAAGACCCGGGCCTGA
- a CDS encoding DUF475 domain-containing protein — protein MLLKTFGWSFAITALGLVAALIYGGWQALGIVAILTVLEISLSFDNAVVNAGILKKMNAFWQKIFLTIGVLIAVFGMRLIFPVVIVAISAKIGPIEAVDLSFNDADRYKELVTDAHPAIASFGGMFLLMIFLDFIFEDRDIQWLRWIERPLSKLGKIDMLSVCVALIVLLISAMTFATQAHQHGGGHADKAETVLLSGIAGLITYLIVGGLSGHFESKLEEEEEREHEAEETAKKSGKNVSAILLSGKAAFFMFLYLEVLDASFSFDGVIGAFAITNEIVLMALGLGIGAMYVRSLTVYLVRQGTLDDYVYLEHGAHYAIGALAVILLVTIQFQINEIITGLVGVVLIAWSFWSSVRRNKKLEAGGGGDGSESRSEVPSGV, from the coding sequence GTGCTTCTGAAAACCTTCGGCTGGTCGTTCGCGATTACCGCGCTCGGCCTGGTCGCAGCATTGATCTACGGGGGGTGGCAGGCTCTCGGCATCGTCGCGATCCTCACCGTCCTGGAGATCTCGCTGTCCTTCGACAACGCGGTGGTCAACGCCGGGATTTTGAAGAAGATGAATGCCTTCTGGCAGAAGATCTTCCTCACCATCGGCGTGCTCATCGCGGTCTTCGGCATGCGGCTGATCTTCCCCGTCGTGATCGTGGCCATCAGCGCCAAGATCGGACCCATCGAAGCGGTCGACCTGTCCTTCAACGACGCGGACCGCTACAAGGAACTCGTCACGGACGCCCACCCCGCGATCGCCTCCTTCGGCGGGATGTTCCTGTTGATGATCTTCCTGGACTTCATCTTCGAGGACCGGGACATCCAGTGGCTGCGCTGGATCGAGCGTCCGCTCTCCAAGCTCGGCAAGATCGACATGCTCTCGGTCTGTGTCGCGCTGATCGTCCTGCTGATCTCCGCCATGACCTTCGCCACGCAGGCGCACCAGCACGGCGGGGGGCACGCCGACAAGGCGGAGACCGTCCTGCTCTCCGGTATCGCCGGTCTCATCACGTACCTCATCGTCGGCGGGCTCTCCGGACACTTCGAGAGCAAGCTGGAGGAAGAGGAGGAACGCGAGCACGAGGCCGAGGAGACGGCCAAGAAGTCCGGCAAGAACGTCTCGGCGATCCTGCTCTCCGGCAAGGCCGCGTTCTTCATGTTCCTCTACCTCGAAGTCCTCGACGCGTCCTTCTCGTTCGACGGGGTCATCGGCGCCTTCGCCATCACCAACGAGATCGTGCTGATGGCACTCGGCCTCGGTATCGGCGCCATGTACGTCCGTTCGCTCACGGTCTACCTGGTCCGCCAGGGCACGCTCGACGACTACGTCTACCTGGAGCACGGCGCGCACTACGCCATCGGCGCGCTGGCCGTGATCCTGCTCGTCACCATCCAGTTCCAGATCAACGAGATCATCACCGGCCTGGTCGGGGTGGTCCTGATCGCCTGGTCCTTCTGGTCGTCGGTCCGGCGCAACAAGAAGCTGGAGGCCGGGGGCGGGGGAGACGGCTCCGAATCCCGGTCGGAAGTCCCGTCCGGGGTGTGA
- a CDS encoding TerD family protein: protein MGVTLAKGGNVSLSKAAPNLTQVLVGLGWDARSTTGADFDLDASALLCQSGRVLGDEWFVFYNQLTSPDGSVEHTGDNLTGEGEGDDESIIVNLTQVPAHCDKIVFPVSIHDADNRGQTFGQVANAFIRVVNQFDGQELARYDLSEDASTETAMIFGELYRYNGEWKFRAVGQGYASGLRGIALDFGVNVS, encoded by the coding sequence ATGGGCGTCACACTCGCCAAGGGAGGCAATGTCTCCCTCTCCAAGGCCGCACCCAACCTCACCCAGGTGCTGGTCGGGCTCGGCTGGGACGCGCGCTCCACGACCGGCGCGGACTTCGACCTCGACGCCAGCGCGCTGCTGTGCCAGTCGGGCCGGGTGCTCGGCGACGAGTGGTTCGTGTTCTACAACCAGCTCACCAGCCCGGACGGCTCCGTGGAGCACACCGGGGACAACCTCACGGGTGAGGGCGAGGGCGACGACGAGTCGATCATCGTGAACCTCACCCAGGTGCCCGCCCACTGCGACAAGATCGTCTTCCCGGTGTCGATCCATGACGCGGACAACCGCGGGCAGACGTTCGGACAGGTCGCCAACGCCTTCATCCGGGTGGTGAACCAGTTCGACGGACAGGAGCTGGCCCGTTACGACCTCAGCGAGGACGCCTCGACGGAGACCGCGATGATCTTCGGCGAGCTGTACCGCTACAACGGCGAGTGGAAGTTCCGTGCCGTGGGACAGGGGTACGCGTCCGGACTCCGCGGTATCGCTCTAGACTTCGGGGTCAACGTTTCGTAA
- a CDS encoding TerD family protein produces the protein MGVSLSKGGNVSLTKAAPNLTAVIVGLGWDARTTTGGDFDLDASALLTNAEGKVANDANFVFFNNLKSPDGSVEHTGDNLTGEGEGDDEVINVNLAGVPADVAKIVFPVSIYEAESRQQSFGQVRNAYIRVVNQADNTELARYDLSEDASTETAMVFGELYRNGAEWKFRAIGQGYASGLRGIAQDFGVNV, from the coding sequence GTGGGAGTCAGCCTCAGCAAGGGCGGCAACGTCTCGCTGACCAAGGCCGCGCCCAACCTGACCGCGGTCATCGTCGGTCTGGGGTGGGACGCTCGTACCACCACCGGTGGTGACTTCGACCTCGACGCCAGCGCACTGCTGACGAACGCCGAGGGCAAGGTCGCCAACGACGCCAACTTCGTCTTCTTCAACAACCTCAAGAGCCCCGACGGCTCCGTGGAGCACACCGGTGACAACCTCACCGGTGAGGGCGAGGGCGACGACGAGGTCATCAACGTGAATCTGGCCGGAGTGCCGGCCGATGTCGCGAAGATCGTCTTCCCGGTCTCCATCTACGAGGCGGAGTCCCGCCAGCAGAGCTTCGGCCAGGTGCGCAACGCGTACATCCGCGTCGTCAACCAGGCCGACAACACCGAGCTCGCCCGTTACGACCTGAGCGAGGACGCCTCGACGGAGACCGCCATGGTCTTCGGCGAGCTGTACCGCAACGGCGCGGAGTGGAAGTTCCGCGCCATCGGCCAGGGCTACGCCTCGGGTCTGCGCGGCATCGCGCAGGACTTCGGCGTCAACGTCTAG
- a CDS encoding peroxiredoxin: MAIEVGTKAPDFELKDNHGRSVKLSDFRGEKNVVLLFYPFAFTGVCTGELCALRDELPAFENDDTQLLAVSNDSIHTLRVFAEQEGLEYPLLSDFWPHGETSRAYGVFDEEKGCAVRGTFIIDKEGVVRWTVVNGLPDARDLNEYVKALSAL, translated from the coding sequence ATGGCGATCGAGGTCGGTACCAAGGCCCCGGATTTCGAGCTCAAGGACAACCACGGGCGGAGCGTGAAGCTCTCCGACTTCCGCGGTGAGAAGAACGTCGTCCTGCTCTTCTACCCGTTCGCCTTCACCGGCGTCTGCACGGGCGAGCTCTGCGCGCTCCGCGACGAGCTGCCCGCGTTCGAGAACGACGACACCCAGCTGCTCGCCGTCTCCAACGACTCCATCCACACCCTGCGTGTCTTCGCCGAGCAGGAAGGTCTTGAGTACCCGCTGCTCTCGGACTTCTGGCCGCACGGCGAGACCTCGCGCGCCTACGGCGTCTTCGACGAGGAGAAGGGCTGCGCGGTGCGTGGCACCTTCATCATCGACAAGGAGGGCGTGGTCCGCTGGACCGTCGTGAACGGCCTGCCCGACGCACGTGACCTGAACGAGTACGTCAAGGCGCTCAGCGCGCTCTGA
- a CDS encoding DUF3052 domain-containing protein, translating to MSATADHAEERTNSAARLGFEPGQVVQEIGYDDDVEQELREGIEATIGQELVDEDYDDVADVVLLWFRDEDGDLTDALVDAIGLIEDGGAVWLMTPKTGREGYVEPSDINEAAQTAGLAQTKSISAGKDWTGSRLVTPKGAKAKR from the coding sequence GTGAGCGCGACCGCGGACCACGCGGAGGAACGGACCAACTCGGCCGCCCGGCTGGGGTTCGAACCCGGACAGGTGGTCCAGGAGATCGGCTACGACGACGACGTCGAGCAGGAGCTCCGTGAGGGCATTGAGGCCACTATCGGCCAGGAACTCGTCGACGAGGACTACGACGACGTCGCTGACGTCGTCCTGCTCTGGTTCCGCGACGAGGACGGCGACCTTACGGACGCGCTGGTGGATGCCATTGGTCTGATCGAGGACGGCGGAGCGGTCTGGCTGATGACGCCGAAGACGGGCCGCGAAGGATACGTCGAGCCGAGTGACATCAACGAGGCAGCGCAGACAGCCGGTCTCGCGCAGACCAAGAGCATCAGCGCGGGCAAGGACTGGACGGGCAGCCGTCTGGTCACCCCCAAGGGGGCCAAGGCCAAGCGCTGA